From the genome of Mycobacterium dioxanotrophicus, one region includes:
- a CDS encoding MlaE family ABC transporter permease: MGTLTILRSTYPRLTRQMNKPVSLLGRIGDHTLFYVKAIAGTPHAALHYRHEVIRLIAEISMGAGTLAMIGGTVVIVGFLTLATGGTLAIQGYSSLGNIGIEALTGFLAAFINVRIAAPVVAGIGLAATFGAGVTAQLGAMRINEEIDALESMAIRPVEYLVSTRIVAGMVAITPLYSIAVILSFLASQFTTVVLLGQSGGLYDHYFYTFLNPIDLLWSFLQAILMAITILLIHTYFGYFASGGPSGVGVAVGNAVRTSLIVVVSVTLLISLAIYGSNGNFNLSG; the protein is encoded by the coding sequence ATGGGAACGCTGACGATCCTGCGGAGCACCTATCCGCGGTTGACCCGCCAGATGAACAAGCCCGTATCGCTGTTGGGGCGCATCGGCGATCACACGTTGTTCTACGTCAAGGCCATTGCCGGTACCCCGCACGCGGCGTTGCACTACCGCCATGAGGTGATCCGGCTGATCGCCGAGATCTCCATGGGTGCGGGCACATTGGCGATGATCGGCGGCACGGTGGTGATCGTCGGGTTCCTCACCCTGGCCACCGGCGGGACGCTGGCCATCCAGGGCTACTCGTCGTTGGGCAACATCGGCATCGAAGCACTCACCGGATTCCTCGCCGCGTTCATCAACGTGCGCATCGCCGCCCCCGTGGTCGCAGGTATCGGGTTGGCGGCCACCTTCGGTGCCGGGGTCACCGCGCAGTTGGGCGCGATGCGGATCAACGAGGAGATCGACGCGTTGGAGTCGATGGCGATCCGGCCCGTGGAATACCTGGTCTCGACGCGCATCGTGGCAGGCATGGTCGCCATCACCCCGCTGTACTCGATCGCGGTGATCTTGTCGTTCTTGGCATCCCAGTTCACCACGGTGGTGTTGCTCGGCCAGTCAGGCGGCCTGTACGACCACTACTTCTACACCTTCCTGAATCCGATCGACCTGCTGTGGTCGTTTCTCCAGGCGATCCTGATGGCCATCACGATCCTGCTGATCCACACCTATTTCGGATACTTCGCCAGCGGCGGCCCGTCGGGTGTCGGCGTCGCCGTGGGCAACGCGGTGCGTACCTCGCTGATCGTCGTGGTGTCGGTGACGCTGCTGATCTCACTGGCCATCTACGGCTCCAACGGCAACTTCAACCTGTCGGGATAG
- a CDS encoding MCE family protein: MTQNIGPGPAHRSETTSAATPVAARPGRSFGVGGQVRPLAGLATVVALGLVVLVAIGMFRGSFTTTEPITLISDRAGLVMNPDAKVKMRGVQVGKVASIDYRSDGKAVLHLAMDPSQLRLIPQDVQADIASTTVFGAKYVQLVVPPNPSTDTLRPGQVLQGQHVTVEINTVFQQLTRVLDKIDPAKLNETLGAMSGAFGGRGKQMGQTLTDFEALLAKLEPSLPNLSHDIESMAPVANAYGDAAPNLVRTVDNTNRISDSIVDEQTNLDAFLVSSIGLADVGNDVVGANRPALTDVLHLLVPTTDLLNKYAPSLNCALEGMNFMRLQPPQMDPGVLVNVAFTLGIERYRYPQNLPKVAAKGGPNCMGLPYIGFGNRAKYLVTDTNANPWQYGNQGILLNSDGLKQILFGPLDGPPRNTAQIGQPG; the protein is encoded by the coding sequence TTGACACAGAACATCGGCCCGGGCCCGGCGCACCGGTCCGAAACCACCAGTGCGGCAACGCCGGTGGCGGCGCGTCCCGGACGCAGCTTCGGCGTGGGCGGCCAGGTCCGCCCGCTGGCCGGTCTGGCCACCGTGGTCGCGCTGGGCCTGGTGGTGCTCGTGGCCATCGGCATGTTCCGGGGGAGCTTCACCACGACCGAGCCGATCACCCTGATCTCGGACCGGGCCGGGCTCGTGATGAACCCAGACGCCAAGGTCAAGATGCGCGGCGTGCAGGTCGGAAAGGTCGCCTCGATCGACTATCGGTCCGACGGCAAAGCTGTGCTGCACCTGGCGATGGATCCTTCGCAGCTGCGCCTCATCCCGCAGGATGTCCAGGCGGACATCGCCTCCACCACAGTGTTCGGCGCCAAGTACGTGCAACTGGTCGTGCCGCCGAACCCGTCCACCGACACCCTGCGTCCGGGTCAGGTGCTGCAGGGCCAGCATGTCACGGTCGAGATCAATACGGTGTTCCAACAACTCACGCGCGTGCTGGACAAGATCGACCCGGCCAAGCTCAACGAAACCCTCGGTGCCATGTCGGGGGCTTTCGGTGGCCGGGGCAAACAGATGGGGCAGACGCTGACGGACTTCGAGGCGCTGCTGGCCAAGCTGGAACCCAGCCTGCCCAACCTCTCCCATGACATCGAGTCGATGGCCCCGGTGGCCAATGCCTACGGCGATGCCGCGCCGAACCTTGTGCGCACTGTCGACAACACGAACCGCATCAGCGACAGCATCGTCGACGAGCAGACGAATCTCGATGCGTTCCTGGTGAGCTCGATCGGCTTGGCCGACGTCGGCAACGACGTCGTCGGCGCCAATCGCCCCGCGCTGACCGATGTGCTGCACCTGCTGGTGCCGACGACCGATCTGCTCAACAAGTACGCGCCCAGCCTCAATTGCGCGCTCGAAGGCATGAACTTCATGCGGTTGCAGCCGCCCCAGATGGATCCCGGTGTGCTGGTCAACGTGGCGTTCACGCTCGGTATCGAGCGGTACCGGTACCCGCAGAACCTGCCCAAGGTGGCGGCCAAGGGCGGCCCGAACTGCATGGGGTTGCCCTACATCGGATTCGGCAACAGGGCGAAGTACCTCGTCACCGACACCAACGCCAATCCCTGGCAGTACGGAAACCAGGGGATCCTGCTCAACTCCGACGGCCTCAAACAGATCCTGTTCGGCCCGCTGGACGGGCCACCGCGTAACACCGCACAGATCGGACAGCCGGGATGA
- a CDS encoding MCE family protein, translated as MTRGRSTFIKFAVFAVVMAVLTAFLFMTFSQYRGGSYNTFSAVFGDASRLKAGDTVRVAGVRVGTVKDVSLQPDRSVRVDFEADRNIALTTGTKAAVRYLNLVGDRYLELMDSPGSTKLLPAGSQIPKDRTASALDLDLLLGGLRPVIQGLNPQDVNALTSSLIQILQGQGDSLDSLMNRTSSFSNTLADNDQVIQQLIDNLNTVVGTLGKDGGKFSTTIDRLEQLVSGLSQDRDPIGTAITSLDNGTASIASLLTQARPPLKGSVEQLNRVATLLDDQKATLDSGLQKAPDNYRKLARLGSYGSWIMYYICGISLRVTDLQGRTAVFPMIKQEGGRCGEP; from the coding sequence ATGACGCGCGGCAGAAGCACTTTCATCAAGTTCGCCGTCTTCGCCGTGGTGATGGCGGTCCTCACGGCGTTCCTGTTCATGACGTTCTCGCAGTACCGCGGCGGCTCCTACAACACCTTTTCCGCCGTGTTCGGCGACGCATCGCGGCTGAAGGCCGGTGACACCGTGCGGGTCGCGGGTGTCCGGGTGGGAACGGTGAAAGACGTTTCACTGCAGCCGGACCGGTCGGTCCGCGTCGATTTCGAAGCCGACCGCAACATCGCGCTGACCACGGGAACCAAGGCCGCGGTGCGGTACCTCAACCTGGTCGGCGACCGCTACCTGGAGCTGATGGACAGTCCCGGGTCCACCAAGCTGCTGCCGGCCGGATCGCAGATCCCGAAGGACCGCACCGCCAGCGCGCTCGACCTCGACCTGCTGCTGGGCGGGCTGCGCCCGGTGATCCAGGGTCTCAACCCCCAGGACGTCAACGCGCTGACCTCGTCGTTGATCCAAATCCTGCAGGGCCAGGGCGATTCGCTCGACTCGCTGATGAACCGGACCTCGTCGTTCTCGAATACGTTGGCGGACAACGATCAGGTGATCCAGCAGTTGATCGACAACCTCAACACCGTCGTCGGTACGCTGGGTAAGGACGGCGGCAAGTTCTCCACCACGATCGACCGGCTCGAGCAGTTGGTCAGTGGGCTCTCGCAGGACCGTGATCCGATCGGCACCGCCATAACGTCCCTGGACAACGGGACTGCGTCGATCGCGAGCCTGCTCACCCAGGCCCGCCCGCCGCTGAAAGGCAGCGTCGAGCAGCTCAACCGGGTGGCCACTCTGCTCGACGACCAGAAGGCGACGCTCGACAGCGGGTTGCAGAAAGCTCCCGACAACTACCGCAAGCTTGCGCGGCTCGGATCGTACGGCAGCTGGATCATGTACTACATCTGCGGAATCTCGCTCCGGGTGACCGATCTGCAGGGCCGCACCGCGGTGTTCCCCATGATCAAACAAGAAGGCGGAAGGTGCGGGGAGCCCTGA
- a CDS encoding MCE family protein gives MLKYRESNLVKAGFIGTVLIILVIAVGLQPERLMQWATSLRHQALFTEAGGIAVGNDVTLSGIKVGKVTDVSLRNGDALVTFTTDGKYPLGSLTTAHIRTGSLLGERVLTLESDGSGTLRTTDVIPTSRTSSPYSLTDAVSDLTTNSAGTDTASLNQSLDTLSATIDQLAPRLGPTFDGLSRLSRSINSRNESLSTLLKSAGDVTTVLAQRSDQLNTLILNANDLVGVLNERREAIVDLLANTAAVSQQLSGLVADNEAQLAPTLERLNRVTTVLENNRDNIAKALPNIKKFMLSQGETLANGPYYNAYVPNLNPAQILQPFLDYAFGFRRGVNAGQPPDNAGPRAELPLPYNGIPGGSR, from the coding sequence ATGCTGAAATACCGCGAATCAAATCTCGTCAAGGCCGGCTTCATCGGCACTGTGCTGATCATTCTCGTCATCGCGGTCGGTCTGCAGCCGGAAAGGCTGATGCAGTGGGCCACGTCGTTGCGTCATCAGGCGTTGTTCACCGAGGCCGGCGGTATCGCAGTCGGCAACGACGTCACGTTGTCGGGCATCAAGGTCGGCAAGGTCACCGATGTGTCGCTGCGCAACGGCGATGCCCTGGTCACCTTCACCACCGACGGCAAGTATCCGTTGGGCTCGCTCACCACAGCGCACATCCGCACCGGCTCGCTGCTGGGCGAGCGAGTGCTGACCCTGGAGTCCGACGGCAGCGGGACGCTGCGCACCACCGACGTGATCCCGACGTCACGCACGTCCTCGCCGTACTCCCTCACCGATGCCGTCAGTGATCTGACGACCAATTCGGCAGGCACCGATACGGCATCGCTGAACCAGTCGCTGGACACCCTCTCGGCGACCATCGACCAACTGGCTCCCCGGCTCGGTCCGACCTTTGACGGCCTGAGCCGCTTGTCGCGTTCGATCAACAGCCGCAACGAGAGCCTGTCCACACTGCTCAAGAGTGCCGGCGACGTCACCACCGTGCTGGCGCAGCGCAGCGATCAGCTCAACACCCTGATCCTCAACGCCAACGACCTGGTGGGCGTCCTCAACGAACGTCGCGAAGCCATCGTGGACCTGCTCGCCAATACCGCTGCGGTGTCCCAACAACTCAGTGGGTTGGTGGCCGACAACGAGGCACAACTGGCGCCGACATTGGAGCGGCTCAACCGGGTGACCACGGTGCTGGAGAACAACCGGGACAACATCGCCAAGGCGCTGCCCAACATCAAGAAGTTCATGCTGTCGCAGGGCGAAACCCTGGCCAACGGGCCGTATTACAACGCCTACGTGCCCAACCTCAACCCCGCGCAGATCCTGCAGCCGTTCCTGGACTACGCATTCGGCTTCCGCCGCGGCGTCAATGCCGGGCAGCCGCCCGACAACGCCGGGCCTCGCGCCGAGCTTCCCTTGCCGTACAACGGGATTCCCGGGGGGTCGCGCTGA
- a CDS encoding MCE family protein, translating to MNRNRMAKLLAVALVALLVVGAGFLVRQLYFAPKTISALFTSATGIYPGDDVRVSGVKVGTIASIAPEGTQTRLTLKVNRDVPVPADAKAVIVAQNLVAARYVQLAPAYRSSGPTLPDNAVIGLDHTAVPVEWDQVKEQLMRLATDLGPKSGVDGTSVSRFIDSAANAMDGNGDKLRQTITQLSGVARILAEGSGNIVDIIKNLQTFVTALRDSNEQVVSFQNRLATLTSVIDGSRSDLDAALKNLSVAVVEVERFVAGTRNQTSEQVQRLANVTQNLVDHKIDVENILHIAPNAFINGYNIYNPDTGSAVGQFVLNNFSNPVQFICGAIGAIENTTAPETAKLCSQYMGPALRLLNFNYLPFPIAPYLMPSANPANILYSEPGLAPGGEGGAPTAPEVPPTLSAYNPGPPPPAPYTGRPPGTPPPGAQQMLPEGRPVEQPNVPSSVRDMLTPAGPADGAATGPAPGPENPPAGTPLPAEAPQPAEGTPPA from the coding sequence ATGAACCGAAACCGGATGGCAAAGTTGCTGGCGGTGGCGCTGGTGGCGTTGCTCGTCGTCGGCGCCGGATTCCTGGTCCGCCAGCTGTATTTCGCCCCGAAGACGATATCGGCGTTGTTCACGTCGGCAACCGGTATCTACCCGGGCGACGACGTGCGGGTATCGGGAGTCAAGGTGGGCACGATCGCGTCCATCGCACCCGAGGGCACGCAAACCAGGCTGACGCTCAAGGTGAACCGCGACGTGCCGGTGCCTGCCGATGCCAAGGCCGTGATCGTCGCGCAGAACCTGGTCGCGGCGCGGTACGTGCAACTGGCACCGGCCTACCGGTCGAGCGGCCCGACGCTGCCCGACAACGCGGTGATCGGCCTGGACCACACCGCGGTGCCCGTGGAATGGGACCAGGTCAAAGAACAGCTCATGCGGCTGGCCACGGACCTGGGTCCGAAGAGCGGTGTCGACGGCACCTCGGTGTCCCGCTTCATCGACAGCGCCGCCAACGCGATGGACGGCAACGGAGACAAGTTGCGCCAGACCATAACTCAGCTCTCCGGTGTCGCTCGCATCCTGGCCGAAGGCAGCGGCAACATCGTCGACATCATCAAGAACCTGCAGACCTTCGTCACCGCATTGCGGGACAGCAACGAGCAGGTGGTGTCGTTCCAGAACCGGTTGGCCACGCTCACCAGCGTCATCGACGGCAGTCGGTCCGACCTGGACGCGGCCCTGAAGAACCTGTCGGTCGCGGTCGTCGAGGTGGAGCGGTTCGTCGCGGGCACCCGCAACCAGACCTCCGAGCAGGTCCAGCGATTGGCCAACGTGACGCAGAACCTCGTCGATCACAAGATCGACGTAGAGAACATCCTGCACATCGCGCCGAACGCGTTCATCAACGGCTACAACATCTACAACCCGGACACCGGCAGCGCGGTGGGCCAGTTCGTGCTGAACAACTTCTCCAACCCGGTCCAGTTCATCTGCGGCGCAATCGGAGCCATCGAGAACACCACTGCGCCCGAGACCGCGAAACTGTGCTCGCAGTACATGGGACCGGCCCTGCGGCTGCTGAACTTCAACTACCTGCCGTTCCCGATCGCGCCCTACCTGATGCCGTCGGCCAACCCCGCGAACATCCTCTACTCCGAGCCAGGTCTGGCACCCGGCGGCGAAGGCGGGGCGCCCACCGCGCCGGAGGTTCCGCCGACGCTCTCGGCGTACAACCCGGGTCCGCCTCCGCCGGCACCGTATACGGGCCGGCCACCAGGGACGCCGCCGCCCGGCGCGCAGCAGATGCTGCCCGAAGGGCGTCCTGTCGAGCAGCCCAATGTGCCGTCCTCCGTGCGGGACATGCTCACCCCGGCAGGCCCCGCGGACGGTGCCGCGACGGGGCCGGCGCCGGGCCCCGAAAACCCGCCGGCGGGAACGCCGTTGCCTGCCGAAGCGCCGCAACCGGCAGAAGGGACGCCACCAGCATGA
- a CDS encoding MCE family protein has product MSRPKPVRLAIAVGSCVALTASGCAFQGVNSLPLPGAVGRGSEATVYHVEIANVATLEPNSPVMMNDVVVGSVRSLGVRDWHADVEFSVQPGTVVPANAIASIGQTSLLGSMHLAINPPVGQPPEGKLPAGATIPLNDSSTYPTTEQTLGSLAAVVNGGGLGQVGDVIHNFSAALNGREGDIRSLITRLDTFVGTLDAQRDNIVASIQGLNRLATTFAGQRDVITRALDKIPPALDVLIRERPRLTTALQKLGTFSDTANRFVNDSQADLVANLKNMEPAFKALADVGPDLAAVLEYAVHFPFTQSFMDRAIRGDYYNLFATIDLTVPRLKHTLMLGTRWAQEDAGLVPAPGDPQYLNYTYDPLKTGVNPPPPGAFPPAPDAPPPGEAPPPPPPAATGPILPVAPPAPLPIPGAPAPDAAPAPGTPAPIFAGPYGGH; this is encoded by the coding sequence ATGAGCAGGCCAAAACCGGTGCGGCTGGCGATCGCCGTCGGGTCGTGCGTCGCGTTGACCGCGAGCGGCTGCGCCTTCCAGGGAGTGAACTCGCTGCCGTTGCCAGGCGCGGTCGGACGTGGCTCCGAAGCCACCGTCTATCACGTCGAGATCGCGAATGTGGCGACGCTGGAACCGAACTCACCGGTCATGATGAACGACGTCGTGGTGGGCAGCGTGCGCTCGCTCGGGGTCCGGGACTGGCATGCCGATGTCGAGTTCTCGGTGCAGCCGGGCACGGTGGTACCTGCCAACGCCATCGCCAGCATCGGGCAGACCAGCCTGCTGGGCTCGATGCACCTGGCCATCAATCCGCCTGTGGGTCAACCGCCGGAAGGCAAACTTCCAGCGGGCGCGACCATTCCGTTGAACGACTCGTCGACCTATCCGACCACCGAGCAGACTCTGGGGTCGCTCGCAGCGGTGGTCAACGGCGGCGGGCTCGGACAGGTCGGCGATGTCATCCACAACTTCAGTGCCGCGCTGAACGGACGGGAGGGCGACATCCGTTCTCTGATCACGCGGCTCGACACGTTCGTCGGCACCCTGGATGCCCAGCGGGACAACATCGTCGCGAGCATCCAGGGGCTCAACAGGCTGGCGACGACGTTCGCCGGTCAGCGCGACGTCATCACCCGGGCGTTGGACAAGATTCCACCGGCCCTCGACGTACTGATCAGGGAACGGCCCCGGCTGACGACGGCACTGCAGAAACTGGGGACGTTCAGCGACACCGCGAACCGGTTCGTCAACGATTCGCAGGCCGACCTGGTCGCGAATCTGAAGAACATGGAACCGGCGTTCAAAGCGCTGGCCGATGTCGGCCCCGACCTCGCGGCGGTCCTGGAATACGCGGTGCACTTCCCGTTCACCCAGAGCTTCATGGACCGGGCCATCCGCGGCGACTACTACAACCTGTTCGCCACCATCGACCTCACCGTCCCGCGGCTGAAGCACACCTTGATGCTGGGCACGCGCTGGGCGCAGGAGGATGCGGGACTGGTTCCGGCGCCGGGTGATCCGCAATATCTGAACTACACCTACGATCCGCTCAAGACCGGCGTGAATCCGCCACCGCCGGGGGCCTTCCCGCCGGCGCCGGACGCCCCGCCGCCCGGCGAAGCACCGCCACCACCGCCGCCTGCCGCGACCGGACCGATCCTGCCGGTGGCGCCGCCTGCGCCGCTGCCGATCCCCGGCGCCCCGGCTCCGGACGCGGCGCCGGCACCGGGTACACCGGCTCCGATATTCGCCGGACCTTATGGGGGGCACTGA
- a CDS encoding MCE family protein, with amino-acid sequence MLTRFVRTQLVLFTVASIVGVAVMLFAYMQVPTLVGLGRITVKVELPATGGLYQFSNVTYRGSQIGKVTSVDLTDKGAVATLSLDRSPKVPADLQAQVRSMSAVGEQYIDLLPRTDSPPYLQDGSVVAMSDTTIPQQVGPMLDQLSALVDTIPKDKLSQLLDESFNAFNGTGYDFGSLLDSASTITRDSNAVSDHTRTLIDDSGPFLDAQAQTTDSIRTWAASLAGVTDQVSNNDPQFRSILRNGPGFASETSQLLQQIKPTLPVLLANLSTFGQIAVTYNPSLEQILVLLPPYVAQIQTYAPTNNPTGLPNGDFSLGLGDPPACTVGFLPPSAWRSPSDTSVIDTPDNIYCKLPQDSPIGVRGARNYPCMGHPGKRAPTVELCDDPRGFQPLAQRQHALGPYPIDPNLISQGIPLDQRVLPDNNIFGPLGGTPLPPGVAAPPPGAAPQPQPPASFPGMPPGPLLPGQPIYTEPPVPGQPAPPVPDPNAVPLAPAQRPEASEVPVPHGPALPGPEPDGGTPAAAPSAYHGSSSGPSVAIAKYDPRTGQYMGSDGKLYQQANLATTPKSWQDLMPN; translated from the coding sequence ATGCTCACACGTTTCGTCCGGACCCAGCTGGTCCTCTTCACGGTTGCCTCGATCGTGGGGGTCGCGGTGATGCTGTTCGCCTACATGCAGGTGCCGACGCTGGTGGGCCTCGGCCGGATCACCGTCAAGGTGGAGTTGCCGGCCACCGGGGGGCTCTATCAGTTCAGCAACGTCACCTACCGTGGCTCCCAGATCGGCAAGGTCACGTCGGTCGATCTGACCGACAAGGGTGCGGTGGCGACGTTGTCGCTGGACCGGTCGCCGAAGGTGCCCGCCGATCTGCAGGCGCAGGTCCGCAGCATGTCGGCGGTGGGGGAGCAGTACATCGACCTGCTGCCGCGCACGGACTCACCGCCCTACCTTCAGGACGGATCGGTTGTCGCCATGTCCGACACCACGATTCCGCAGCAGGTCGGCCCGATGCTGGATCAGCTCAGCGCTCTGGTGGACACCATTCCCAAGGACAAACTGAGCCAATTGCTCGATGAGTCCTTCAACGCCTTCAATGGCACCGGATACGACTTCGGCTCGCTGCTGGATTCGGCGTCGACCATCACCCGCGACTCCAACGCGGTGTCGGACCACACGCGCACGTTGATCGACGACTCCGGTCCATTCCTCGACGCGCAAGCACAGACCACCGATTCGATCCGGACGTGGGCGGCGAGCCTGGCCGGCGTCACCGATCAGGTTTCCAACAATGACCCGCAGTTCCGGTCGATCCTGCGCAACGGGCCGGGATTCGCCAGCGAGACATCGCAATTGCTGCAGCAGATCAAACCGACACTGCCGGTGCTGTTGGCGAACCTGTCCACCTTCGGTCAGATCGCGGTGACCTACAACCCGTCGCTCGAGCAGATCCTGGTGCTGCTGCCGCCATACGTCGCCCAGATACAGACCTATGCGCCGACCAACAATCCAACGGGTCTGCCCAACGGCGACTTCTCACTGGGTCTCGGCGACCCCCCGGCCTGTACCGTCGGATTCCTTCCGCCGTCGGCATGGCGGTCACCGTCGGACACCTCGGTGATCGACACCCCGGACAACATCTATTGCAAGCTGCCGCAGGATTCTCCGATCGGTGTGCGCGGCGCACGTAACTACCCGTGCATGGGGCATCCGGGCAAACGGGCGCCGACCGTCGAATTATGTGACGATCCAAGGGGATTCCAGCCCCTTGCGCAGCGGCAACACGCGCTCGGCCCGTATCCGATCGACCCGAACCTGATATCGCAGGGTATTCCGCTGGATCAGCGGGTGTTGCCCGACAACAACATCTTCGGCCCGCTGGGAGGCACGCCATTGCCGCCCGGGGTTGCCGCGCCGCCTCCCGGCGCCGCGCCGCAGCCGCAGCCGCCGGCCAGCTTCCCCGGCATGCCTCCGGGTCCGTTGTTGCCCGGTCAGCCGATCTACACCGAGCCCCCGGTGCCCGGGCAACCTGCGCCACCTGTGCCCGACCCGAATGCGGTTCCGCTGGCTCCCGCGCAGCGTCCAGAGGCCTCCGAGGTCCCGGTGCCGCACGGACCCGCGTTGCCCGGGCCGGAACCGGACGGCGGCACACCGGCCGCAGCGCCGAGCGCGTACCACGGCAGCTCATCGGGGCCGTCGGTGGCGATCGCCAAGTACGACCCGCGCACCGGTCAGTACATGGGCAGCGACGGCAAGCTGTACCAGCAGGCCAACCTCGCCACGACGCCGAAGTCGTGGCAGGACCTCATGCCCAATTGA
- a CDS encoding Rv2253/PknI dimerization domain-containing protein yields the protein MSASKVSATAAVVAVTAWVGLSGAAPAGASDEWGINGTFATSANGDWAKINERYENQPSVRSTWTVSTSCTSPTDCAGTVSSDEGWTAPIYTTNGLWYVKRVVPQWRFCADGTPIEGLETHKLYPVGADAHVDLASTEYTGESITVGASGSCGRNQWPVIRMPFYMKRL from the coding sequence ATGTCGGCGTCGAAGGTAAGCGCGACCGCGGCAGTGGTGGCCGTGACAGCATGGGTCGGCCTGAGCGGGGCCGCACCGGCCGGCGCATCGGACGAATGGGGCATCAACGGCACGTTCGCCACATCGGCCAACGGAGACTGGGCCAAGATCAACGAGCGCTACGAGAACCAGCCTTCGGTACGGAGCACCTGGACCGTGAGCACGTCGTGCACATCGCCCACCGACTGCGCGGGCACGGTCAGCAGCGACGAGGGCTGGACCGCGCCCATCTACACCACGAATGGCCTGTGGTACGTCAAACGCGTTGTGCCCCAGTGGCGGTTCTGCGCCGACGGCACACCCATCGAGGGTCTGGAGACCCACAAGCTGTATCCCGTCGGTGCCGACGCGCACGTGGACCTGGCATCCACCGAGTACACCGGGGAGAGCATCACCGTGGGCGCCAGCGGCTCGTGCGGCCGCAACCAGTGGCCGGTGATCCGGATGCCGTTCTACATGAAAAGGCTCTGA
- a CDS encoding cytochrome P450: MADSPTTDFDTVDYFTDQSLVPDPHPYFDHLRSKCPVVREPHYGVLAVTSFDEATTVLKDTDTFSSCIAVGGPFPPLPFTPEGEDITDQIEAHRSQLPMFEHMVTMDPPQHTHARSLLNRLLTPRRLKENEDFMWRLADECLDDFLADGRCEFLSAYAKPFSLLVIADLLGVPESDHDEFRHVLGAPRPGAIVGSLDGDQLAMNPLAWLDEKFVGYLQDRRENPRDDVLTALATAKYPDGSTPEVIDVVRSATFLFAAGQETTTKLLSASLRVLGDRPDVQAALRQDRSRIPTFVEEALRMDAPVKSQFRLAKKHTELGGVDVPAGTTLMVCPGAVNRDPVRFEDPHTFSLDRKNVREHIAFGRGVHSCPGGPLARVEGRVSLERILDRMSEITIDEEHHGPADDRRYTYEPTFILRGLTALNIRFTPVR, encoded by the coding sequence ATGGCCGATTCACCGACGACCGACTTCGACACGGTCGACTACTTCACCGACCAATCTCTGGTGCCCGACCCGCATCCATACTTCGATCACCTGCGCAGCAAATGCCCCGTCGTCCGCGAGCCCCACTACGGCGTCCTTGCCGTCACGAGCTTCGACGAGGCGACCACGGTCCTCAAAGACACCGACACCTTCTCGTCGTGCATCGCGGTCGGCGGACCGTTTCCGCCACTGCCGTTCACGCCCGAAGGCGAGGACATCACCGACCAGATCGAGGCCCACCGCTCTCAGCTGCCGATGTTCGAGCACATGGTCACCATGGACCCGCCGCAGCACACCCATGCGCGCTCGCTGCTCAACCGACTGCTGACGCCGCGCCGGCTCAAGGAGAACGAGGACTTCATGTGGCGGCTCGCCGATGAGTGCCTCGACGATTTCCTGGCCGACGGGCGCTGCGAGTTCCTGTCCGCCTACGCCAAGCCGTTCTCCCTGTTGGTGATCGCCGACCTGCTCGGCGTGCCGGAGTCGGACCACGACGAATTCCGCCACGTGCTCGGTGCGCCGCGCCCGGGTGCCATCGTCGGCTCACTCGACGGCGATCAGCTCGCGATGAACCCACTGGCCTGGCTCGACGAGAAGTTCGTCGGGTACCTGCAAGATCGGCGGGAGAACCCGCGTGACGACGTGCTGACGGCGCTGGCCACCGCGAAATACCCGGACGGGTCGACGCCGGAGGTCATCGACGTCGTCCGCTCGGCGACCTTCTTGTTCGCCGCAGGCCAGGAGACCACGACAAAGCTGCTGTCGGCCTCACTGCGGGTGTTGGGTGACCGCCCGGATGTGCAGGCCGCACTGCGCCAGGACCGCAGCCGCATCCCGACGTTCGTCGAGGAGGCGTTGCGCATGGACGCACCGGTCAAGAGCCAGTTCCGGCTCGCCAAGAAGCACACCGAACTGGGCGGGGTCGACGTGCCGGCCGGCACCACGCTGATGGTGTGCCCCGGTGCGGTCAATCGTGATCCGGTGCGGTTCGAGGATCCGCACACGTTCAGCCTTGACCGCAAGAACGTCCGTGAGCACATCGCCTTCGGCCGTGGCGTGCACAGCTGCCCGGGTGGTCCGCTGGCCCGCGTCGAGGGTCGCGTCTCCCTCGAGCGGATCCTCGACCGGATGAGCGAGATCACCATCGACGAGGAGCACCACGGCCCCGCCGACGATCGTCGCTACACCTATGAGCCGACCTTCATCCTGCGCGGGCTCACCGCACTGAACATCCGGTTCACCCCGGTCCGCTGA